From a single Anomaloglossus baeobatrachus isolate aAnoBae1 chromosome 4, aAnoBae1.hap1, whole genome shotgun sequence genomic region:
- the LYSMD4 gene encoding lysM and putative peptidoglycan-binding domain-containing protein 4, with protein sequence MRLKKGPSHSFHPPTTIHSSLGSHVYTFTNGSADRDSSSEEELDTMELRARGGELHRQSASREKVGDIVLLEHTITENDNLNKLALQYGCKVSDIKRINKLLTEQDVYALKTIKIPVKIHGFLTEQHKETNAQKGRSADSIDIVIESGDEASVTVTENRDVTQYFREIDQNIEAAAQNQELFSESLDLGTSSHHLSTSSRHKNPNLGADWGIRWWNAVFIMLLIGIVLPVFYILYYEKWKGQERSQFGNFTINITPNISTEFADQMARPLPRPQRLFDTGG encoded by the exons ATGCGCCTAAAAAAGGGTCCTTCTCACTCCTTCCATCCTCCGACTACCATTCATTCATCTCTAGGAAGCCATGTTTACACATTTACTAATGGGTCTGCAGATCGTGACAGCTCCTCAGAAGAAGAACTTGACACTATGGAGCTACGAGCTAGAGGAGGAGAGCTTCACAGACAGAGCGCATCAAGGGAAAAAGTGGGGGACATCGTTCTGTTAGAGCACACCATTACAGAGAACGACAACCTTAACAAACTGGCACTGCAGTATGGCTGCAAG GTTTCTGATATTAAGCGAATAAATAAGTTATTAACAGAGCAAGACGTGTACGCCTTAAAGACCATCAAGATTCCAGTCAAGATTCATGGCTTTTTAACGGAGCAGCACAAGGAGACAAATGCACAAAAGGGCCGATCAGCAGATTCCATAGACATTGTCATTGAGTCCGGCGACGAGGCATCAGTCACCGTGACGGAAAACCGGGATGTAACTCAGTATTTCCGGGAAATAGACCAGAACATTGAGGCTGCAGCGCAGAACCAGGAGCTGTTCAGTGAATCATTGGACCTTGGTACAAGCAGCCATCATCTCTCCACCAGCTCAAGGCACAAAAACCCCAATCTAGGAGCAGATTGGGGTATACGATGGTGGAATGCCGTGTTCATTATGCTTTTAATTGGGATTGTGCTGCCAGTATTTTATATACTCTACTATGAAAAGTGGAAAGGCCAAGAAAGATCACAGTTTGGCAATTTCACTATAAACATTACTCCAAACATCAGCACAGAGTTTGCCGATCAGATGGCAAGACCCTTACCGCGTCCACAGAGACTTTTTGACACAGGAGGGTAA